In Musa acuminata AAA Group cultivar baxijiao chromosome BXJ2-8, Cavendish_Baxijiao_AAA, whole genome shotgun sequence, one genomic interval encodes:
- the LOC103974858 gene encoding hexokinase-3, which yields MGRVGLGVAVGCAVVTCAIAAALVRRRARSWLRWGREVAVVEGFEEGCATPVGRLRQVVDAMAVEMYAGLASDGGSKLKMLLTFVETLPDGDEDGIYYALDLGATTCQVLRIQLGGRGSKIINHKVEQHQIPQELASSTSEELFDFISLTLKEFVEREENGIDQVTDERKELGFTFSFPIRQLSISSGVLIKWTKGFAIEDVVGKDVSRCLEEAMSRNGLNMRVGALVNDTVGTLALGHYYDKDTVAAVIIGTGTNACYVERSDALIKSQGLLTNSGGMVVNMEWGNFWSAHLPKTSYDIALDDESPNRNEQGFEKMISGMYLGEIVRRVLHRIAEESDIFGESAYHLSVPFILRTPLMAAMHEDDSPNLREVGRILEEQFQMPGISLKARMLVVRVCDIVTRRAARLTAAGIIGILKKIGRDGISGVASGRAKGKPKRSVVAIERGLYTNYSIFREYMNEAITDILGEEIAQNVVLRVAEDGSGIGAALLIATYSSKR from the exons ATGGGGAGGGTGGGGTTGGGGGTGGCGGTGGGGTGCGCGGTGGTGACGTGCGCGATCGCGGCGGCGCTGGTGAGACGGAGGGCGCGGAGCTGGTTGCGGTGGGGGCGGGAGGTGGCGGTGGTGGAGGGGTTCGAAGAGGGTTGCGCCACCCCGGTCGGGAGGCTGCGCCAAGTGGTGGACGCCATGGCCGTCGAGATGTACGCTGGGCTCGCCTCCGATGGAGGGAGTAAGCTCAAGATGCTGCTCACCTTCGTCGAGACGCTCCCCGATGG GGATGAAGATGGAATATATTATGCTCTTGATTTAGGAGCTACTACTTGCCAAGTCTTGAGAATTCAACTTGGTGGTAGAGGGTCTAAGATCATAAACCACAAAGTTGAACAACATCAGATTCCCCAGGAATTGGCATCCAGTACAAGTGAG GAACTTTTTGATTTTATTTCTTTGACACTAAAAGAATTTGTTGAACGAGAGGAAAATGGTATCGATCAAGTAACAGATGAGAGGAAGGAACTTGGTTTTACATTTTCTTTTCCTATCAGGCAATTGTCTATTTCTTCAGGTGTTCTTATCAAATGGACGAAAGGATTTGCAATTGAAGATGTT GTTGGAAAAGATGTTTCGCGGTGTTTAGAGGAAGCCATGTCAAGAAATGGATTGAATATGCGGGTGGGAGCTTTG GTGAATGATACTGTAGGCACATTAGCTCTTGGCCATTATTATGATAAAGACACTGTTGCTGCAGTGATAATTGGAACAGGCACCAATGCATGCTATGTTGAGCGATCTGATGCACTTATTAAGTCGCAAGGCCTTCTTACAAACTCTGGAGGCATG GTTGTCAACATGGAGTGGGGAAACTTCTGGTCAGCACATCTTCCAAAGACCTCTTATGATATTGCTCTGGATGACGAAAGTCCAAACCGAAATGAGCAA GGTTTTGAGAAAATGATTTCAGGGATGTATTTGGGTGAAATTGTTAGAAGGGTACTTCATAGGATTGCGGAGGAGTCAGATATTTTTGGAGAATCTGCATATCATCTGTCAGTACCATTTATCTTGAG GACACCTTTGATGGCTGCGATGCACGAAGATGATTCTCCTAACTTAAGAGAAGTTGGAAGGATACTTGAAGAACAATTTCAG ATGCCTGGTATCTCTCTGAAAGCAAGAATGCTTGTTGTGAGAGTTTGCGACATAGTTACCAGAAGGGCTGCTAGGTTAACTGCAGCCGGAATAATCGGTATACTGAAAAAAATAGGAAGAGATGGGATCAGTGGCGTGGCTAGTGGAAGAGCCAAAGGCAAACCAAAGAGATCAGTTGTCGCAATTGAGAGGGGCCTTTATACGAATTATTCAATATTTAGGGAATATATGAATGAAGCCATCACAGATATATTAGGGGAGGAGATTGCCCAAAATGTGGTTCTCAGGGTGGCAGAAGATGGATCGGGAATAGGCGCTGCTCTCCTTATTGCAACATATTCATCCAAACGATGA